The DNA segment agcctgctttcctatgtaaCTCAGGACCACCTATCTAGGGGTGGTACCATCCGACTGTGGGCCGGGGTCCTTGCAAATCAATCATGCATCAGAGAGAATATCtcataggcttgcctacaggatGATCTAATGGATGCATGATCTAATGgatgcattttctcaactgagttaCCCTTCTCAAATAACTCCAGCTCATGTCAGATTGACCAAAGAGGAGCCAGCACGTGGGGTTGAAGACATTTGTTCCCACCATGCACTGAGGAGTGTGTGTACATTCAGGCGTGGGTCTGTGGGTGAGGGTGTGAGGGTGCCTGGCAcatgtgtgggggtcagaggacaaactcGGGTGTGGGTCTCAAGCTCCTTTCACTCAAGACaaggtctttttttaattaattaatttatttatttatttttgcatttttttttttttttttttttttttttggtttttcgagacagggtttttctgtgtagccctggctgtcctgggactcactctgtagaccaggctggcctcgaactcagaaatttgcctgcctctgtctcccaatggtggcacataactttaatcccagcactcgggaggcaaaggcagatggatttctgagttcgaggccagcctgatctacaaagtgagttccaggacagccagggctacacagagaaaccctgtctcaaaacaacaacaacaacaacaacaacaacaacaacaacaacaacaaaaaagtgctgggattaaaggtgtgcgccaccatgccagacTGACAGGGTCTTTTATTGATCCACAACTTTATCATGTAGGCCAGACCAGGAGCTTCAGGGATCTGCCCGTGTCTCCTTCCATCCCACAGAGCAGGGGTGATTACAGGTGTATGCTGGCCTGTCCAGGTTTTTCACAAAGGTTTTGGGGCTCCTAACTCAAGTCTCTACAGCCTGAAAGACTCAGGCATGAGGTGGGGTCCTTTACTCTCGCTGTTAGCATGAACACGGAGAGACCCGGAAGTGAACTGGCAGGAGCTGATGTTTAAAACTAACTGTGGAGAACCAGAGGCCAAGATCTCCTCCATTGCTTAGAGCAGCATGATCAGTTAGATGGCTCTCTGAGAGACAAGGCCCCAAGGTGGGGTGAGCCGCCCCGCCCCctgaagatttatttatgcttgtgagtgtgtgttgtgtcagtgagtgtataccacatgtgtgagggcctcagaggccagaagaggacattggatcctctGAACTGCgcgttgggtgctgggaactgagcttgggTCTGCCCTGCtgagctctccagcccctcaggctGGCCCTCTCTGAGCATGCTCCTCCTCCACAGCTGTCCTCCCTGACACAGGCTCACCAGAAGGCTCTCGACAGTCTGGCCAGCAAGGCCGAGGGCTTGGAGAAGTCTCTGAATAGCCTGGAAACGAAACGGGCAGGGGAAGCCAAGCAGCTGGCTATGGCCCAGAAGGAGGCGGACATGCTCAGGAACCAGCTGAGGTCAGTGGGCTGCGCAGGGCTGTTAGTGAGGGGTGCGGCATTGCCAGGCTGTTCTACCGAGGACTGGTCCATTTCTGTTTCAATCTTAGCAAGACCCAAGAAGAGCTGGAAGCTCAGGTGACCTTGGTGGAGAGTCTGAGGAAGTATGTGGGGGAACAAGTTCTTCCTGAGTTTCCTAGCCAGGAATGGGAGCTGGAACGAAAGGAGCTTCTAGACACCTTGAAGGTGAGAGAAAAGACTCCAGGGATCAGGGCATGACCTGGGAGGAGAGAGCACAGTGCCCTAGAGGGGAAGCCATGCTGCCCTTGAGACGGCTCACAGCCTGAGGTAGCATGGGGATCCTGACTGGTGGAGTTCCTTCTCCCAGCACTTGAAGGAGGATCGGGCTGACCTTCAGGCCACCGTGGAGTTACTGCAGGTACGAGTACAGAGCCTCACACACATGCTCGCCCTGCAGGAAGAGGAGCTGACCAGGAAGGTAGGACCCTCCCTCATCTTCCAGACCCTGCCCTGCTGCAGGCCTTCCCTTTCTGGGGGTAGTGGGAGGTATGCCACCGAGACCCCTAAACTCCTCACTGTGGACGGCAGGACAGGCAGGACAAAGGTCCCCACTTTCTTAGAACATccatcccccttcttcccccGTACAGATTCAGCCTTTAGATCCCTTGGAACCCGAGTTTCCTAAGAAGTGCCGCTCGCTGCTGCGCAACTGGCGGGAGAAGGTGTTTGCCCTCATGGTGCAGCTCAAAGCCCAGGACCTGCAGCACAGGGACTCCACGTCGCAGCTGAGGATCCAGGTCAGGGGCTGCGTCTCTGTCACTGTCATCCCGCACCCCGTGTCTCTCACAGTGATGACAGTTAGTCTCGGGGTGACTGCCACGTGCAGGGCACAGAGCCCCGAGCCGAGGAGTCCCCGTTCTCACGGAGCTTGAGTTCTAGAAGGATACGTAAAAAGATGGGTAGGCGTCACATTGTCATAAGTGCTGCGGAAAAGCAGTGGTGACAGACTGAGGTGGATGGATAGGACGGTCAGGGACGGCCTCTGAGGCCACAGCGTCCACCAGGGCATGGCACGGGCACGGTCAGGGGAAGGCTTGGGTCAGGAGGGTTTCCCAAAGTGTGGGCCTGTGCATCCTGAGTCGGAGAGAAGGTTCACGACAGAGTTTCTATGTTCTGTGGCTGCCCTggaatcactctgtagactctTCTGACCTATAAGTGATTGCCTGTCTCTCCctcatgctggaattaaagacacgcCCCACCACACcgggttttttattttctttttgtttttttagtactTATTAATTTAGTTGGGTGTGGTGATACACttcttcaattccagcacttaggaggcagaggccgaggcaggaggatctctgaatctgtggccagcctggtctacatagtcagttccaggacagccagggctacatagtgaaaccctgtcttagaaagaaataaaaggtgtgcttattttgttttgtgtgtataaatgttttgcctgcgtgtatgtatgtgtgccatgtgcccacagaagtcagaaggtgTTTGCTCTccgagaactggagttacagatggttatgagctaatATGTGGGAAAGGGGAATGGAACTCTGCAGGAACAACCAGCGTTCTTAGCCACTGGGCCGTCTCTGCAGCCCGACTCCGGAGACTCCCGCCCTGTCTCCTTCATTCCCCTCCCACCCGTGTTCCCATAGCTTTGGCTCTCCATTTCCTTGCTTAGCTCCTTCTGCTTCCATAGGTAGCAGAGCTCCAGGAGCAAGTGACCTCCCAAAGCCAGGAGCAGGCCATCTTGCAGCGTGCCCTGCAAGACAAAACTGCACAGGTGGAGGTGGAGCGGATGAGCACCAAGGTCTGAGGGTGCTCCCTAAGGGAGGAGGGTGAAGAAGACCCTAGCCCGGGTGTGTGGGCCAGGTGCCAGGGAGGGAAGTCTacaagaaaaagtacacacaaagCTGCATCCTTCCCAGAGCCTGCAGATGGAGCTGGATCAGGCTCAGGAGGCCAGGCGGAGGCAGGAACAGCAGATAGCCTCTGCTGAAGAGCAGTTGAAGTTCGTGGTCGGTGCTATGAACAGGTATCTGTTGCCTGGAAGAGCCTCGGGGAAGAGGGGCAGGAGGGTGCAGGGTGGAGGGGGGCCACCTCTGTATCACACCAGCATCACCCGCAGTGAACTGAGCTGTGGTTGGGCCACAGCAGAGGATCCTGCTTCCTGCACTTCAGTCTAGTGCGCTCTGAAGCTAAGTAGGACAGCTAGGCGGGGCTGTGGCTTCAGAGCTCAGGGATGGGAACTGGAGCCATGTGcagtccttcctccctctcttcctccttccttcctttgcacACTCGCCTGGTCTGGCTGGGGGAGGCACCCTAATTGTACAGCTAGACTGGtctgtagctcagtagtagagcgcttgcctagcattcaGGTATCTCTGCTTTCAATCCCTGGCACCAGAATAAAAAGATGAAACTTTTTAACTTGCACAGAGTCAGACTAGTTTGTAAGAACCAGATTCAAAGCACTGCATGTGCCTGCCTCCAGGAGGGTGTTGGAGTGTTGCTTATGGGGTACCTGCCTCCAGCAGGATGTTGGGGTATGATGTATGGGGTGCCTGTTTCCAGGAGGGTGTTGGAGTGTTGTATATGGGGTGTCTGCCTCCAGGAGGGCGTTGGGGTGTGATGCATGGGTTTTACCTTCTGCCAGGTCACAGACATGGTTTTTAATAAAAGTCAGAAAGcccttctggactctgtggcAGGTCCCAAGTGCCCGGAGCCTGAGTGGTAGCCTACAGGTACAGGTCTCAGAGTTTAGTCAGCCTCTGGTACCCGCTGTTGTAGAACTGTTGCTGAGCCCtttcctgggctacagaatgtaGATCCAGGTAGGAGTTGAGCCCATGGACTTTAATGGTTCCTCACTGCAGGTTATTATAGACATTGCAGGCCAAGCGTGATGGTGAAGTTCTAGCCACCCTGTCTTAACCCTAATCCTCTTCCTGTAAGGGACCAAATGAGACACCGTAGGTTTTGTGGCAGGAGTTCATTTTCAGCTGGATGTTTTTAACCTGACAGTTACCAAGCTTAAGCACTTAGATTCTCTTTAGGTTTGCTAAGGAGCTTGACTAACCTGCAGGGTCTGCCAAGGCACTGCCTCTCCTGGTGACTTCCGTTTCTCCTTTGCTTGCTACTTAACAACCCACCTCCCCGCTCATGTAACAGGACAGGACAGATGTGTCCTCTTCACCAGACCCTGCAGGGCCTTCAGGACAGATGTGTCCTCTGCGCCAGACCCTGCAGGTCTTGAAGGGATGAGGGGAGGGAGGACGGTGAGCAGCCTACATCTTCTTCAGCACTCAGGCCAAACTCCAAAGCACCATGACCAGGATGGATCAGGCTGTAGCCCGGATTCCCAGCCTCAGCAACCGACTCAGCTATGCTGTCCGGAAGGTCCACACCATTAAGGGTACGTAGAGCAACTGTGGGGTTTCCGGCCTGGCCCTCTTGCTCTTAGCCCTGGATCTAACCCCACATTTATCCTCTGTTGCCTTGGTAACTGTCACTCAGTCCTGTGCTCCCACCACCCTCTGTCCATGTatactcatctccctgtcctctcttctCAGGTTTGATGGCTCGAAAGGTGGCTCTTGCTCAGTTGCGCGTGGAGAGGTAAAGTCCAGACTAGTTGAGGTGGAGGGGGGGTATGGATGTTGGGGGCAATCTATTGGCTGCTAGGACCCAGAGGGACCAAGGAGGGGTGGAGGCACTAAGCAGTTAGCTGCTGGGGGAATTTTCTCTTACTCTTGTCATTGCTATCCCAGCTCTCCCCCATCCGAAGCCGCACCCTCACTGGACACAGACCTGAGCGTTGAGCTGGAACAGCTACGGGAAGAACGGAACCGCCTGGATGCAGAGCTGCAGCTGAGCGCCCACCTGATCCAGCAGGAGGTGGGCCGGGCACGGGAGCAAGGTATGCCTGCGTGGGGCTGGAGGAGACTCTCCACCATCTGAGGCTCAGGTGCCAGCAAGAGGTCTTGTGTGACCACAGTTTCCTTTTAGGGGAGGTCGAGCGCCGACGGTTGATAGAGGTGGCCCAgcagctggagcaggagctgcAGCGTGCCCAGGAATCCCTGGCCAGCGTTGGGCAGCAGTTGGAGGCAGCACGTCGGGGCCAGCAGGAGAGCACGGAGGAAGCTGCCAGCCTCCGTCAGGAGCTGACACAGCAGCAGGAAATCTACGGGCAAGGTGTGGGGGCGTGGCGGTGTGTGCGACCCTGTGGGATGGGCAGCTCCCCCTGACACTGTCTCGTACCCTCACCTGCAGCCCTGCAAGAAAAGGTGGCCGAGGTGGAAACTCGGCTTCGGGAACAGCTCTCAGACACAAAGAGGAGGCTGAACGAGGCCCGGAGGGAGCAGGCCAAGGCTGGTGAGATGTGCCAAGAAGAAGGCAGCACTGAGACACAGGGCTGGTAACTCTTCCCCAGCCCACctaccttttttggtttttttgtttttgttttttgtttgtttgttttttttcgagacagggtttctctgtttctcctggttgtcctggaactcactttgtagaccaggctggcctcgaactcagaaatcctcctgcctctgcctcccgggtgctgggattaaaggcgtgcgccaccacgcccggcacaccTACCTTTTTTGAAGCTTTTTGTTGACAAGTGTATGTAGCGAAGTAACGTAGGTCTGACATGAATGAGTTCTTATGCAGTGAACACACAGCAGCCAGCACCGGATCAGGAACAACTCTGGCTCCAGGCCTGCATCACTGCCCCTCAACGGACACCACTGCTGTGTCCCCACTTCTGGCGACTGCCCTCCCCAGAAACTTAACACTTGGATGAGTTAGAGGAGCAGGATGAATGTCCATGTCTTCCCTGAGTAGAACACAGTCAACACCCCTGCTGGCTCGCCTGTGCTCCCATGGTTACACGAGTAGGCATTCGAGTTGTGTAAGTTGCAGCAGACATGATGGTTTAGCTGCACACCCCACAGCCAGAAAATTATCTAATCGTGATACCTAGCGTCGTAAGAACATGAGCCCTAGCCACacatggtggcacttgcctgtCACTCCAGCACTTGAAAATAAGAGGCAGGATAGATTAGGGCTAGCCTGGACAACATagggaaacctgtctcaaaacaacatcaACAGGTCACATGAGCACTAACTATAGGAGATGTGACTCCGGCGCCCCTGTCCACATCTTGCCTAAGGAGCTTGCATCAGGGATGGAGATAGTACTTAGGGCTCAGAGAGCTCAGGATCCCATGACATCAGCCCACCCGTGGTGTGGAAGAGTCCCTGAGAGACAGAGTTGAGAGCTCAAGTCTCATTTTGGGGCTCTGGGCTAACCCCCTCCCATCTCCTTAGTGGTTTCCTTGCGCCAGATCCAACACAAAGCCACTCAGGAAAAGGAGCGCAACCAGGAGCTCAGGCGCCTGCAGGATGAAGCCCGGAAGGAAGAGGGTCAGCGGCTGACGAGGCGtgtgcaggagctggagagggacaAGAACCTGATGCTGGTAGGGGACAGCAGGGAGCTAGTCACGGTAGCTGGTGGGTGAGTAAGGTGTGCAGGGGCGGGTGGCTGGCCTGGGCCGGCCGGctcaccctctcctccccaggcCACCTTGAAGCAGGAGGGTCTCCTCTTCTGTTACAAGCAGCAGCGCCTGTTAGCAGTGCTTCCCTCGGGAGTGAATAAGAAGTGCAGCCCCCGGTCTGTGGAGTCCTCATCCTCTGAGTCTCCGGCAGCTGCTTCGTGCAAGGAATCTGTGAAAGGTAGAATACACTGGCCTTTAATCTGTGCTGCCAGTGCCCAGGAATCTCCCTCAGGGCCTCCTAGCCAGTGCAGCCCCGTGCCCTGGGCAACATGCAGCCTGCTCTCACCCCGGTGTGTACCCCATGATGTCTCTTCTATCAGGCTCCCTGACCGTCCTGCTTGATAACCTGCAAGGCCTGAGCGAGGCCATTTCCAGAGATGAAGATATTTGTGTGGAAGATAACCAGAACACCAAGAAAACCAAGAACCCTCCTTCAGATCCACTGCTGAGCTAGAGCTGCCAGGGGGAAGAATGAAGCCAGCCTGAAGCTGGACCCCCAGGAGGGTTGGGTCGGAGGAAATGGGGTGGGGGCCAGCCTAGCCCTGCCCCCCAGCAAGCCTTGGAACCCCAGCTTCTACCAAATTCAAACTCTGCAATGAATAAAGATGGCAATAGTGTTGCCTGGAGATGTTTGAGAGACTGCGATTTCCCCTGAGGCAGGGGCTGTGAGAAGCTTGTCCTCCTACCCCTGCCCTTCGGGCGCCTCTTTCCAAATCTCTTTCCTAACTGCCCTGGAAGTGTTCTGAGAAGccctccacccccacacccccaccccctcccccaccccaggtttggtttgattttgttgttggttttgtttgttttttgttttgacttttgagaCTTAGTAGCCCTGGATGCCTTAGAGCTTATTATGaagaacaggctgaccttgaactcagagacccacctgcccctgcttcccaagttcattctgtctctgtctctctctgtctaccccctcctccttttttttccaggacaggaactctgtgcagccctagctatcctagaattcactcCTTGAATcaagctgccctcaaactcagagatctgcctgctatTGTGTTGtgcacccccccaacacacacatacacactctcacacacatacactcacacacgtacacacactcacacatatacaccctcacacacatacactcacacacacacatacatatactcaaacacacacacacacacacacacacacacacacacacacacacacacacacccagtgctggggttagaagCCTGTGCCACTGCTACCCAGACCAAGTTTCCTTTGTCCTCACTTTCTTTGGGTGTTGATGAATGCCTGGAGCAAGATACTAAACAGTCAACATTCAAGGAATCTCAGCAGATGCTGTCCTAGGCCAGGGCCACTGTGATGGACGGCAGGGGGTTCCTGGCAGGGGCAGGGCACAGTTCCAGACTGTGATGGACGGCAGGGGGTTCCTGGCAGGGGCAGGGCACAGTTCCAGAAGGGCTTTgggatggactggagagatggctaagtggtcctaagcactggctgctcttccggaggatcTAGATTAAAATCTTAACAACCACATGGAGTCGAacaactgtttataactccagttctggtgGATTCAATGCCTTCTGACCTCCCTGTGCATCACTTGTATGTAAAAcactcacattttctttttcttttcttttcttttttttttttttttttttttttttttttttttggtttttaagacagggtttctctgtgtagccctggctgtcctggacctcactctgtagaccagaaagaaaggaaagaagaaaaaaaatctgtgtgtgagaggagggaggaagagtaaCAATGGGTTAAAACCTTGGGAGCCTGAGGGAGATTGTCCAGGATCAAGATGGATGCTCTGGGGCCAGGGCTATCAAGTGGAAACCAAGTTTCCCTGATCAGCCATAAGTAGAATCCCAAACCGACCAGGTGGGGACAGATGTGTGGGGATTGGAGCTGTAGTCCAGACACTCTCAAGCCTTCTGAAGCAATCtctcttggtggtggtggtggtggtggtgggtgtgtcTTAAGGACCCTGATGCTCAGGGCCATcctgaagaaggaagatttctaGGGTTacaagggcaggggtgggggaggggagctcttCCTGAGTCTTTGGTGTTGATGCAGTCACCTCTGCATGGGGTCAGGAACCAGGATATCCTGGCTTCCCGCGTCACCCAGGTGGCTCCCCCTGGAATTCCTTAGATGTCACTGCCTGGGAAGTTCCCAGTGACTGACTGAGGTGACATGCCAGAGAGCATGGTccagaggggagtggggggacgGAGCTCCGAGGCTGAGATGCCAGTCTAGAGGGTGCTTTCTGACCCAGGCGTCCCGCCTCTGCCTCTAATTACCAAGCTTCCCCACGCGAGGTTTGCCCCCATTTTGTGGCTTCCAATAACTATCACGGATGAAAGGTAGCCTTCCTTGTGATTATAAAGATGACAGGTGGGTCCTGATTCCTGCCGGGTGTGGATGGAGGAGGTGTGAAAACAAGGGTGGAGCCTCCTGGGGTCTGGGTCACTGATAGACCCGGCTGCCCCCGGCCCCCGGGACTGGGGGACAGAAAAGAGGGATGCTTACTGGCAGGTTCTTTGTAAACGGGTTTGACCAGTTAGGCTCTGGTAGGGATTCCTTAGGGTGCTGAGCTGGCCCCTCCCCACAGACTGGCCACCCCCTCTACCTCCTCTGCTATAAAGCCTCTTAGGTTCTCAAGCACCTAGACTCGGAGCACCCCGCCTTGGGGGCCAGTAGACAGCCATGATGCTCACCTGGAAGCTGCTAGGCCTGCTGGTCCTTTGCCTGTGTGCAGGAGGTGAGTCGTCAGAATAGGCCAGGAGCACAGCTGGGGTGATGGAGATGGTCGAAATGACCCACCCTTAGGGAGGGGACGCCCCCAGGAGGAAAGGAGTAAGAGGAACGCAGAGCAGAAGGGATTCTTGGAGTGTCCTTAGTGGGGAAGCTCAGGGGATTGCAGGCAGGGGCACCTTGATTCTGAATATGTTGCTGGGTCAGGTGGAGGGATGCGATAGAGTTGTGTGGAGTCACCAGGCCTAGGGAGTCACTGGGACTGAGGGCTGGTTATTACAGAGATGGCGCCTGAGTGACAGGTGGGGCCAAGACCACTTCCAGTGCAGACCACCCTGGGGGAGGTTCCAGTGGAGTATCCCAACCAAGGTTGAACAGAGAACCATTTGGAAGTATGATCGTGTCAGTGGTCCGGATGAGCCTAGGGCTTTCACACCGTGTGAAGATGGCCTCAGTGTTTGGGAAATGTATGGAGAGCACTTTGGGGGTCACTCTGAGATCTGTTTTGGGGCTCAGGCTGTGCTAGTCTAAGTGAGGCTCAACCTTTGGGTATGAAGCTGGGTGGGAAGTGTTCTGCGACTGTATCTCttattctccttcctcctctacaGGCATTTCAGGCAATGGCGACCCTTCTCCCGGATCTACAGACACCCACGAAGAGGAGGACTCCCCACCATTGCCTCTGGGACCCCCAATCCCTGGTGATCCCTGGCCTGGGGCGCCTCCTTTGTTTGATGAACCTCCGCCTCCAGGCTCCAACCGTCCCTGGAGAGATCTTCCTGACAGTGGTGCCTGGCCCCCAAAGCCCCCAAGCACTGATCCCCCTAAACCTCCTCTGCCTGATGACCCCTGGCCAGCAGGAACCCAGCCCCCAGAAAACCCCTGGCCTCCTGCCCCTGAGATGGACCATGAATCTCAGGAGGAGCCAGACCTTGACCCACCCCAGGAAGAGTATAGATAGGGGACCCTAGGGAACGTGAGCCTCCACAGAGCACACCAAAGCCCACCTTTTTCATTGGCTGCCCGCTTAGAATCTCAATTTTCCCTAATCCCTTAGTTCCCTTCCTCAGTCTCTGTTTGAATTGTGTTCTATGTTGGAAGTGTCTATGCTCTGCAAccccccctccctccactttgTGGTCCCTGTTCAGTCATTATGTTGTCCCTTCGCTTCTCTTGATCAGCAGAAAGCACACTCCTACCTCACTCAGCCTGTTCTTGCTTGTCTAGACCTGGACTTCTAGGCAGAGCCTGAGCTCTGTGCTCTCTGCTGCCCCCTGGTTTTCTTAGCTGGGAACTGACAGTCGATCAGGATGGTGCTtccaatggaaaaataaaagccaCGTTTTCTTCTGAATCTAGTCTGCTTTTTTTACCGTTGCTTAGGTTTTTAAATATTCAGTCGCGTTCCTCTCAGCTCTTAGCTTGCAGAGATCTAGAAATggtgtgtgttttttgtcttgCACTTGTGCAGGGAGGAGGGCTAAGTACGTAATTTCACATCACAAGGGTATGCAGACCCATGGTCTTGCTCCTCTGGTGTTCCTGTGAAAGAGAAAGCTTGCCGCTCTCTAATGGCTGTGGCTTGTCTGCCCTAGGTGGTACATGTAAACCCGTAGGGTGTATgagtagtttgttttgttttagagacaaggtttctctgtgtagccctggctatctggaactcaatctgtagagcaagcctgactcaaacacacagatctacctacctctgcctctgggtgctgggattaaaggcgtgtgctaccaccacccagctaggCAGTTTGTTTTAAGGAACTCCATTCTGGATGCATTCAAGGTCCTTCTGGAACAGGGCCTCTGGCCCACACTGAGCCTGGGTAGGGTGTTCTTCTGGAACCTGCCCAGTAAAGAAACacagttcttcccagcttcttttttgtttgtttttttgttttggggtgtgtgtgtgtgtgtgtgtgtgtgtgtgtgtgtgtgtgtgtgtacaggatcTTTCCGTGTATTTCTAGCTGTCCTgacactgtgtagaccaggcaggccccCAACACacggagatccacctgtctctgtctccccagtgctgggattaaaagaatgcATCACCATACCCGACTCCTCCCAGCCTCTACAGATGCATTTTCAATGAAAGTTTGCTtttcagggctggaaagatggctcagcagttaagagcactgtctgttcttccagaggttctgagttcaattcccagcaaccacatggtgcctcacagccatctgtaatggaatctgatgccctcttctggtgtctgaagacagtaacagtgtacttccataaaataaaaaaataaataaaaagtttgttTTCCATATCTAATTAGTATTTTTAACTTTAATATCTGTGTTTTATAGTTGTACTATAAATTTAATGCTGAATAATTATttaagtcttttttgtttgtttttgtttttgtttttcgagacagggtttctctgtttagccctggcagtcctggaactcactctgtagaccagactggtctccaactcagaaatccgcctgcctctgcctcccaagtgctgggattaaaggtgtgcgccattacTGCCCTGCTTTAATACAAGCCTTATGAACCAGTCATGGTGATGTACATCTGTAATGCTGGCActagggaagtggaggcagagcaGAGGGTTCAGCAGTTCAAGTTCATCTTCAACAGCACATCAAGTCAGATGCCATCTGGAATCCGGGAGACCCTGGTTCAGCAGAGAAAAGGGagtggctcagttggcagagagCTTCCCTGGCATGCACAGCCATAGAACAGTTTTGAAGACAGTCCAAGATCCACAAGACCCTCAGATATATGCAGTAGCAGGAAAAGACAAGAGAGAAATacaaagaaggggctggagagatggctcagtggctaagagcactcactgctctttcgaaggtgcTGAGTTCAGGTCAATTCTCAGCATCTGTATGGCAGCTCTCAACTGtctgatgccaccttctggtgtgcaggtgtatatgcagacaaaatatatacatacacatgcacacatataattattttatatgtatataaacatatacatatatgtatatatatgttaattttaaaaatacaatgggCTTGCACCTACTGGAATCCAAACTACAGCGAGAGATcctgtatcaaagccacaagcaCAAAAGACAGCAGTTGAATCGCATCCCTACAGCAGCTGATGGGAACAGtcgcagagacccacagccaaacattaggtggaggaAGAACCCAAACTGAGGATCTCCACTGGATCCTTCTCCCGCTCagagaaccctgcagaagagggggtaggaagaattgtaggagccagaggagaccaagagaacatggcccacagactgaactaagcagggctcataggggctcacaagGACTACAGTGGCA comes from the Mus musculus strain NOD/ShiLtJ chromosome 17 genomic scaffold, GRCm38.p6 alternate locus group NOD/ShiLtJ MMCHR17_CHO_IDD1 genome and includes:
- the Cchcr1 gene encoding coiled-coil alpha-helical rod protein 1 isoform 1 (isoform 1 is encoded by transcript variant 1; The RefSeq protein has 1 substitution compared to this genomic sequence); protein product: MWPHSSRTRPWANSLIGNDSEILARWCLDGLPNGPTIPWQGLWRVGSLYCVQRVLSCRDRRHLRRKGNIGDWRQELQDSYNRKMLPPSGFAGLVPPSHFQARPLPTLPRMAPTWASDVPLVQSPASQDVLERRLDAQRSTVTTWGQDFCGDGQGLGRRGRSLELGFSSALSQQAELISRQLQELRRLEEEVRSLRETSLQQKMRLETQAVELDALAVAEKAGQAEAEGLRTALAGAEMVRKNLEEAKHKELEEIQSLHQEQLSSLTQAHQKALDSLASKAEGLEKSLNSLETKRAGEAKQLAMAQKEADMLRNQLSKTQEELEAQVTLVESLRKYVGEQVLPEFPSQEWELERKELLDTLKHLKEDRADLQATVELLQVRVQSLTHMLALQEEELTRKIQPLDPLEPEFPKKCRSLLRNWREKVFALMVQLKAQDLQHRDSTSQLRIQVAELQEQVTSQSQEQAILQRALQDKTAQVEVERMSTKSLQMELDQAQEARRRQEQQIASAEEQLKFVVGAMNSTQAKLQSTMTRMDQAVARIPSLSNRLSYAVRKVHTIKGLMARKVALAQLRVESSPPSEAAPPLDTDLSVELEQLREERNRLDAELQLSAHLIQQEVGRAREQGEVERRRLIEVAQQLEQELQRAQESLASVGQQLEAARRGQQESTEEAASLRQELTQQQEIYGQALQEKVAEVETRLREQLSDTKRRLNEARREQAKAVVSLRQIQHKATQEKERNQELRRLQDEARKEEGQRLTRRVQELERDKNLMLQRLLAVLPSGVNKKCSPRSVESSSSESPAAASCKESVKGSLTVLLDNLQGLSEAISRDEDICVEDNQNTKKTKNPPSDPLLS
- the Cchcr1 gene encoding coiled-coil alpha-helical rod protein 1 isoform 2 (isoform 2 is encoded by transcript variant 5; The RefSeq protein has 1 substitution compared to this genomic sequence), which encodes MLPPSGFAGLVPPSHFQARPLPTLPRMAPTWASDVPLVQSPASQDVLERRLDAQRSTVTTWGQDFCGDGQGLGRRGRSLELGFSSALSQQAELISRQLQELRRLEEEVRSLRETSLQQKMRLETQAVELDALAVAEKAGQAEAEGLRTALAGAEMVRKNLEEAKHKELEEIQSLHQEQLSSLTQAHQKALDSLASKAEGLEKSLNSLETKRAGEAKQLAMAQKEADMLRNQLSKTQEELEAQVTLVESLRKYVGEQVLPEFPSQEWELERKELLDTLKHLKEDRADLQATVELLQVRVQSLTHMLALQEEELTRKIQPLDPLEPEFPKKCRSLLRNWREKVFALMVQLKAQDLQHRDSTSQLRIQVAELQEQVTSQSQEQAILQRALQDKTAQVEVERMSTKSLQMELDQAQEARRRQEQQIASAEEQLKFVVGAMNSTQAKLQSTMTRMDQAVARIPSLSNRLSYAVRKVHTIKGLMARKVALAQLRVESSPPSEAAPPLDTDLSVELEQLREERNRLDAELQLSAHLIQQEVGRAREQGEVERRRLIEVAQQLEQELQRAQESLASVGQQLEAARRGQQESTEEAASLRQELTQQQEIYGQALQEKVAEVETRLREQLSDTKRRLNEARREQAKAVVSLRQIQHKATQEKERNQELRRLQDEARKEEGQRLTRRVQELERDKNLMLQRLLAVLPSGVNKKCSPRSVESSSSESPAAASCKESVKGSLTVLLDNLQGLSEAISRDEDICVEDNQNTKKTKNPPSDPLLS
- the Psors1c2 gene encoding psoriasis susceptibility 1 candidate gene 2 protein homolog precursor, with product MMLTWKLLGLLVLCLCAGGISGNGDPSPGSTDTHEEEDSPPLPLGPPIPGDPWPGAPPLFDEPPPPGSNRPWRDLPDSGAWPPKPPSTDPPKPPLPDDPWPAGTQPPENPWPPAPEMDHESQEEPDLDPPQEEYR